The following are encoded together in the Bradymonas sediminis genome:
- the clpP gene encoding ATP-dependent Clp endopeptidase proteolytic subunit ClpP, with protein MGFIPSVVEQTHRGERGWDIFSRLLKDRIIFLGTPVTDDVANSIIAQLLYLESEDPDKEISLYINSPGGSVTAGMAIYDTMQYVNPEISTICMGQAASMGALLLTAGQKGKRFALPNSRILIHQPLMRGGMGGQATDIDIQAREILRLRERLNQILVNHTGQSMERIEKDTDRDYYMSAAEAKEYGLIDTVIENHPAEGKAKAEAKKSAKK; from the coding sequence ATGGGATTCATTCCTTCCGTAGTTGAGCAAACACACCGCGGCGAGCGCGGCTGGGATATTTTCAGCCGGCTGCTTAAAGACCGGATCATTTTCTTGGGCACGCCGGTCACCGATGATGTCGCCAATAGCATCATCGCTCAACTTCTGTATCTGGAGAGCGAGGACCCAGATAAAGAGATCAGCCTCTATATCAACTCCCCGGGCGGCAGCGTCACCGCGGGCATGGCGATCTACGACACCATGCAATATGTGAACCCCGAGATCTCGACGATCTGCATGGGCCAGGCGGCCTCGATGGGCGCGCTGCTTTTGACCGCTGGTCAGAAGGGCAAGCGCTTCGCGCTGCCGAACTCGCGCATCCTGATCCATCAGCCGCTGATGCGCGGCGGCATGGGCGGGCAGGCCACCGATATCGACATTCAGGCCCGCGAGATCCTGCGCCTGCGTGAGCGCCTCAACCAAATCCTGGTCAACCACACCGGCCAGTCGATGGAGCGCATCGAGAAGGACACCGACCGCGATTATTATATGAGCGCTGCGGAGGCCAAAGAATACGGGCTTATCGACACGGTCATTGAGAATCATCCGGCCGAAGGAAAGGCGAAAGCCGAAGCGAAGAAGTCCGCGAAAAAGTGA
- a CDS encoding endonuclease I family protein, whose protein sequence is MKRFSRLILLLLVFALSAPACSDDSGNSGDVTEADVLSDAAGEPDTGDATADAGGQDAAQDADGDSDVEDARDVEDARDVEDVEDVEDTSDAEDVEDTSDAEDVEDVEDTSDAEDVEDVEDASDAEDVEDVEDTSDAEDVEDASDAGDVDEDASVDPCVFDFTTYGALTDDALKAVLRDSHDCHTDLGYGSARDVMFQYAMDNVGADGEVECVYTGRTAIVTGRGNAYSQHDLNTEHTWPQSHGASGVAKADLHHLFITDAQANSRRGSHPFGVVQGSGSWSEGGSKLGFSAQGDQVFEPRDVHKGNVARAMFYFAVVYGERGSVEMPSGATFATLRQWHIDDPVDAAERARHDVLAEAQNSRNFFIDHPELVDQISDF, encoded by the coding sequence ATGAAAAGGTTTTCCCGTCTTATTCTGCTGCTTCTTGTCTTCGCTTTGTCGGCGCCTGCGTGCTCCGACGACAGCGGGAATTCAGGTGATGTGACCGAGGCCGACGTGCTCTCCGATGCGGCCGGTGAGCCCGATACGGGTGACGCCACGGCTGATGCCGGCGGGCAGGACGCGGCGCAAGACGCCGATGGCGACAGTGACGTCGAGGATGCCCGTGACGTCGAGGATGCCCGTGACGTCGAAGATGTCGAAGATGTCGAGGATACGAGCGATGCCGAAGACGTCGAAGATACGAGCGATGCCGAAGACGTCGAAGACGTCGAAGATACGAGCGATGCCGAAGACGTCGAAGACGTCGAAGATGCGAGCGATGCCGAAGACGTCGAAGATGTCGAAGATACGAGCGATGCCGAAGACGTCGAAGATGCGAGCGACGCGGGCGACGTCGACGAGGACGCGAGCGTTGATCCGTGCGTGTTCGACTTTACGACCTACGGTGCATTGACCGACGACGCGCTCAAAGCTGTGCTGCGTGACTCCCATGATTGTCATACGGACCTGGGGTATGGGTCTGCGCGTGATGTTATGTTCCAATACGCGATGGATAATGTCGGCGCCGATGGAGAGGTCGAATGCGTTTATACGGGGCGAACCGCGATCGTGACGGGGCGGGGCAACGCGTATAGCCAACACGATCTCAATACCGAGCATACCTGGCCCCAAAGCCACGGCGCCAGCGGGGTTGCCAAGGCCGACCTGCATCATCTTTTTATCACGGATGCGCAGGCCAATAGTCGACGCGGCAGCCATCCCTTTGGCGTCGTGCAGGGGTCTGGAAGTTGGAGTGAGGGTGGCTCTAAGCTCGGCTTCAGCGCGCAGGGCGATCAGGTCTTTGAGCCGCGCGATGTCCATAAGGGCAATGTGGCGCGGGCGATGTTCTATTTTGCGGTGGTATATGGTGAGCGAGGAAGCGTCGAGATGCCGTCTGGCGCCACGTTCGCGACGCTGCGCCAATGGCATATCGACGACCCGGTCGATGCCGCCGAGCGCGCGCGCCACGACGTACTCGCCGAGGCGCAAAATAGCCGCAACTTCTTTATCGATCACCCCGAGTTGGTGGACCAAATCTCAGACTTCTGA